The genomic interval ACGCCGCAGGTTAGAGCGGTTAGCTGGTGTGCCGTGGTGCATAAGGCCATGGAAGAAAAGGCAGCCTCCTGGTTTCAAAGGGACAGCTACAGCACCATTGTTATTAATATCGGTATCGCAAATCTGCCAGTCTCGTCGCTTGAAATGGGTTACGGGTCCCTGATTATGTGATCCTGGAATTACCACCATGCAGCCGTTACGGACGGTAGCTTCGTCGAGCGCAATCCAGACTCCCACAACCACGGTAGAGAGAGGAACCTTAAAGTACGCTAAATCTTGGTGCCAAGGTTTCTCTCTACCGGTTAGCGGGGGTTTGAGAAGCGCCATGTCTTGAAACATTGTCAATTCCTCAGCGTCGATTAGCTTTCGTAAGGCACTAAGCAGTTTAGGGTGTTCAGTCATGGCTTTCGTTCTGGGGTCGTAATCAGCGAAAAAGAAAAGTTTACGTGCGTAGGAATGCCGTTCCAAAAGACTTAGTTCATCTGGTTGTTTTTGCATTGAATTCTCGTACTGCAAGCCTTTGAATTCAGGGTTGTTCCCATTAATAAGGTCAGTTATCCCCGCTAGGCCATCTGCTATTTCTTCGCGTGTGAAAGCGTCATGAACTACGAGGTAGCCTTCCTGATGGAAAAACCGGATATCGTTTTCGGCGACCTTATCAAGACCATGAATTTCGGATTTTGCAGTGTCAGTGTAACGATAAAGATCCTCCGGGTACTTGCCTCCCGCAGCAACGTCAACGGTTGCGGCGTTACCCACAAGATCTTTACTGGATCCTGCCATATTTAACCTCGCTAACTTTAATCAGGAGGACGTGGCCCTAGCGGTTCCTCGGCAGCTCCGTCGGCAGCTTCTTCGGAAAACCATGAGGGTATTTTTTCTTCAGTTGGTCTGGGGTGATGCACCCAGTAGCCTTCTGGATCGTGACCACGAGCTAGGATAGCGTGCTTAGTACGTAGATCTTCGTTACCCCGCACTTCGACAGGGTGATACCGGAGGGTAAGGCCACAGCGACGACGGTTGGATGGGTTAGGCATGGATCCGTGAAGAAGCATGTCTGTGTGGAGAGAGATTTGGCCAGCTTTAAGCTCAACTGAAATTGGTTCCCCGTATTTCTCTTCGGGGTTATGAACGTGTTGGTTAAGCACGCCGTCTTCTTCGTCGGTGACCCATTCGAATGGGACGATGCCAAGATGATGCGTGGTGGGGAAGAGTTTCATGGCGCCATTTTCGACGTCCACATCATCGATTGCTATCCAGACAGTCACTACTTTACTGGGTGTGAGTGGCCAGAATTGTGCGTCTTGGTGCCAGTACACTGATTTTTTGTCTCCCGGTGCTTTCGAGAAGTAGTGACTCATGGTGCAAACGATGTTAGGGCCGATTATGTCCTCTACGTAATCTAAGATGCGGTCGTCCGTGATGAGGTCATAGAGTCCCTGGCAGGTTGTGTGCCAGGCGTTTACGTCCCAATCGCCAAGTCCGTGTTCGTGTGCCATAACTAGGAGTTTGTCGAAGTACGAGCGGTTAGTTTCGATCTCGTCAGGCGAGTAAACGTCTAATGGGAAGACGTACCCTACTTCGTTGTATTTTTTGATTTGCTCTTTGGTGAGTTTTTTTGGATCTTTTGTTTCAATGGGAAAGAATTTTAGTTCTCTCTCCATATCTGGAATAGCATCTGTTTGTGCCACTACCCGTACCTCCTGAATGGTTTGCAAACTAACTAAGGGCAACGTCTTGTTTAACTAATGATACAAAAAATTAAAAGTTTTAGGGTTGCTTATTGTTTTTACTTCCGGAATTCAGGTGAGGCAGGAGTTCCCCAGCGGTTAGACCAACGTTCGTTGGGATCCCACACCTTTGGGACGTATTTGGCGTCATCCCATATTTGTTGCATGTCGGCTGAAAACTCAACTATGTTCCCCTCGGTATCGTGGAAATAAATAAAAAGGTTATTGCCCGGTCCGTGTCGTCCAGGGCCGTAAAGAAGGACACGGTCATGCTGTGCTAAGTACTCAGCTTGTTGAACTAACTCCGCCATGTCCCTTACTTCAAAAGCTATGTGGTGGAGGCTTTGTTTTTGGTGACGTGATACAGCTAGGCCGTGATGGTCGGGGGTGCATCGCATCCATACGAAGTCCTCCCCAACGCAATCTGAGATACGAAGCCCAAGTACTTTGGTGTAGAACTCGAGACCAGCACCAAACTTTGGGGTTCTGAGAGTGATGTGTTGGAACTTTCTAGGTCGAACCGTTCGTACGCCAGAAGGTGGAGTGAGTTGGGACAAGC from Trueperaceae bacterium carries:
- a CDS encoding phytanoyl-CoA dioxygenase family protein; its protein translation is MAQTDAIPDMERELKFFPIETKDPKKLTKEQIKKYNEVGYVFPLDVYSPDEIETNRSYFDKLLVMAHEHGLGDWDVNAWHTTCQGLYDLITDDRILDYVEDIIGPNIVCTMSHYFSKAPGDKKSVYWHQDAQFWPLTPSKVVTVWIAIDDVDVENGAMKLFPTTHHLGIVPFEWVTDEEDGVLNQHVHNPEEKYGEPISVELKAGQISLHTDMLLHGSMPNPSNRRRCGLTLRYHPVEVRGNEDLRTKHAILARGHDPEGYWVHHPRPTEEKIPSWFSEEAADGAAEEPLGPRPPD